A single Bufo bufo chromosome 6, aBufBuf1.1, whole genome shotgun sequence DNA region contains:
- the CACUL1 gene encoding CDK2-associated and cullin domain-containing protein 1 isoform X1: MEEEDPNHNHWQLRPDCSPAPELCRRGRNGGARSSGLPGISSSANKFLMNVITVDDYKKTYWPKLESAIDQLLTQSPGDYIPISYEQIYSCVYKCVCQQHSEQMYSDLMCKITRHLETVSLVLQAAPPEQYVERFSLALDQYMGALHSIVPLFIYMNKFYIETKLNRDLKDDLLRLFTTHVAEKHIYSLLPLLLEAQSTPFQITPSTMASIVKGLYTLRPEWVQLAPALFSKFIPNILPAAMESELQDYAAQDQKLQRDLMQNGFNRGDQSRKRAGDELAYNGSSSSSQSYR; the protein is encoded by the exons atggaggaggaggatcccAATCACAATCACTGGCAGCTGCGGCCCGACTGCTCCCCGGCCCCGGAGCTCTGCCGGAGAGGACGGAACGGGGGTGCGAGGAGCAGCGGCCTCCCCGGGATCAGCTCCAGCGCCAACAAGTTCC TGATGAACGTTATCACGGTTGATGACTATAAGAAGACGTATTGGCCGAAGCTGGAGAGCGCCATCGATCAGCTGCTGACGCAGAGTCCTGGCGACTATATTCCCATCTCCTACGAGCAGATCTACAG CTGCGTCTACAAGTGTGTGTGCCAACAGCACTCCGAGCAGATGTACAGCGACCTCATGTGCAAGATCACCCGCCACCTGGAGACCGTGTCCTTGGTGTTGCAG GCGGCCCCCCCGGAGCAGTACGTGGAGAGGTTCAGCCTCGCCCTCGACCAGTATATGGGGGCTCTGCACAGCATCGTCCCCCTTTTCATCTACATG AACAAGTTTTACATCGAAACCAAACTGAACCGAGACCTGAAGGACGACCTCCTGCGGCTCTTCACCACCCACGTGGCCGAGAAACACATCTACAGCCTGCTGC CACTGTTACTGGAGGCGCAGTCCACACCGTTCCAGATCACTCCGTCCACCATGGCGAGCATCGTGAAGGGGCTGTACACCCTGCGGCCAG AATGGGTCCAGCTCGCTCCAGCGCTTTTCTCCAAGTTCATCCCCAATATTCTGCCAGCGGCCATGGAGTCCGAGCTGCAGGACTACGCAGCGCAAGACCAGAAGCTGCAGCGAGACCTCATGCAGAATGGATTCAACAG AGGTGACCAGTCCCGGAAAAGAGCGGGTGATGAGTTGGCCTATA ACGGCTCGAGCAGCAGTTCTCAGAGTTACAGATGA
- the CACUL1 gene encoding CDK2-associated and cullin domain-containing protein 1 isoform X2, with amino-acid sequence MMNVITVDDYKKTYWPKLESAIDQLLTQSPGDYIPISYEQIYSCVYKCVCQQHSEQMYSDLMCKITRHLETVSLVLQAAPPEQYVERFSLALDQYMGALHSIVPLFIYMNKFYIETKLNRDLKDDLLRLFTTHVAEKHIYSLLPLLLEAQSTPFQITPSTMASIVKGLYTLRPEWVQLAPALFSKFIPNILPAAMESELQDYAAQDQKLQRDLMQNGFNRGDQSRKRAGDELAYNGSSSSSQSYR; translated from the exons A TGATGAACGTTATCACGGTTGATGACTATAAGAAGACGTATTGGCCGAAGCTGGAGAGCGCCATCGATCAGCTGCTGACGCAGAGTCCTGGCGACTATATTCCCATCTCCTACGAGCAGATCTACAG CTGCGTCTACAAGTGTGTGTGCCAACAGCACTCCGAGCAGATGTACAGCGACCTCATGTGCAAGATCACCCGCCACCTGGAGACCGTGTCCTTGGTGTTGCAG GCGGCCCCCCCGGAGCAGTACGTGGAGAGGTTCAGCCTCGCCCTCGACCAGTATATGGGGGCTCTGCACAGCATCGTCCCCCTTTTCATCTACATG AACAAGTTTTACATCGAAACCAAACTGAACCGAGACCTGAAGGACGACCTCCTGCGGCTCTTCACCACCCACGTGGCCGAGAAACACATCTACAGCCTGCTGC CACTGTTACTGGAGGCGCAGTCCACACCGTTCCAGATCACTCCGTCCACCATGGCGAGCATCGTGAAGGGGCTGTACACCCTGCGGCCAG AATGGGTCCAGCTCGCTCCAGCGCTTTTCTCCAAGTTCATCCCCAATATTCTGCCAGCGGCCATGGAGTCCGAGCTGCAGGACTACGCAGCGCAAGACCAGAAGCTGCAGCGAGACCTCATGCAGAATGGATTCAACAG AGGTGACCAGTCCCGGAAAAGAGCGGGTGATGAGTTGGCCTATA ACGGCTCGAGCAGCAGTTCTCAGAGTTACAGATGA